The Vicia villosa cultivar HV-30 ecotype Madison, WI linkage group LG1, Vvil1.0, whole genome shotgun sequence genome includes a region encoding these proteins:
- the LOC131652184 gene encoding monothiol glutaredoxin-S6-like — protein MDTVAALTADKPVVIFSKSSCCMAHSAKALISSFGANPIVIEIDKMVNGDEIERSLIQLGCRPSVPAVFIGQQYIGGVNQVISLNVQNKLAQLLLKARAIFIWGPIAS, from the coding sequence ATGGATACAGTAGCAGCATTGACAGCTGATAAGCCAGTGGTGATATTCAGCAAGAGCAGTTGTTGCATGGCGCATTCGGCGAAAGCTCTGATAAGCAGCTTTGGTGCCAACCCTATAGTTATTGAGATTGACAAAATGGTAAATGGTGATGAAATAGAGAGGTCATTGATTCAACTTGGTTGTAGACCAAGTGTGCCAGCAGTTTTCATAGGACAACAATATATAGGTGGTGTTAATCAAGTGATAAGCCTGAATGTCCAAAACAAGCTTGCTCAGTTGCTTTTAAAGGCTAGAGCTATTTTCATATGGGGTCCAATAGCTTCATGA